A genomic segment from Nicotiana sylvestris chromosome 1, ASM39365v2, whole genome shotgun sequence encodes:
- the LOC138889896 gene encoding uncharacterized protein — translation MGVPHDNKNKHGETPFSLVYGAEALIPVEIGEPNTRYTQASEESNEEEMHINLDLLEGKREDALIRMATQKQVIERYYNRRARLRYFKIGDFVLKKVFQSTKEANAGKLRPNWEGPYKIHGIVGKGAYELETMDGKILPSHWNTVHLKRYYF, via the coding sequence ATGGGCGTACCACACGACAACAAAAACAAGCACGGTGAAACACCGTTCTCATTGGTATATggagctgaagctttaattccagttgaaataggggAGCCCAACACGAGGTACACACAAGCGTCAGAAGAATCCAATGAAGAAGAAATGCACATAaaccttgatttacttgaaggaaaaagggaagatGCACTAATAAGAATGGCAACACAAAAACAAGTCATCGAACGATACTACAATCGAAGAGCACGActaagatacttcaagattggggactttgtACTCAAGAAAGTTTTTCAATCCACGAAGGAGGCCAATGCGGGAAAATTAAGACCAAACTGGGAAGGACCTTATAAGATTCATGGTATTGTGGggaaaggagcatacgagctggaaacaatggatggcaagatattaccttcacattggaatacCGTTCATCTAAAGAGATATTATTTCTAA